A region from the Sulfitobacter sp. D7 genome encodes:
- a CDS encoding cytochrome c oxidase assembly protein, protein MALSGPQKTVMQTVSVVVLMGGLAWASVPFYDWFCRVTGFGGTPGQVSEGSADVLDQTVKVRFDGSLNDGMPWEFKPVVREMEVRIGETGLAFYEAYNPTDHAVAGQASYNVTPYTAGPFFEKIDCFCFTEQVLAPGERVQMPVSFFVDPEMVEDRDGKFVHTITLSYTFYEIDLPEGYAALDQDSATSTN, encoded by the coding sequence ATGGCGCTTTCCGGTCCTCAGAAAACAGTGATGCAAACCGTGAGTGTCGTGGTGCTGATGGGCGGTTTGGCTTGGGCATCTGTCCCTTTCTACGATTGGTTCTGCCGCGTGACAGGCTTCGGCGGGACGCCGGGGCAGGTATCGGAAGGCAGCGCGGATGTGCTCGACCAGACCGTCAAGGTCCGCTTTGACGGCTCGCTCAACGATGGCATGCCGTGGGAGTTCAAACCCGTGGTGCGTGAAATGGAAGTGCGGATCGGCGAGACCGGACTGGCCTTCTACGAAGCCTATAACCCCACCGACCACGCCGTCGCGGGGCAGGCCAGCTACAACGTGACCCCCTATACCGCCGGGCCGTTTTTCGAAAAGATCGACTGCTTTTGCTTTACCGAACAGGTGCTGGCACCGGGCGAGCGCGTGCAGATGCCGGTAAGCTTCTTCGTCGATCCGGAAATGGTCGAAGACCGCGATGGGAAGTTTGTACATACCATCACTCTGTCCTATACATTCTACGAAATTGACCTGCCCGAGGGCTATGCCGCCCTCGATCAGGACAGCGCCACATCAACGAATTAA
- a CDS encoding cytochrome C oxidase assembly protein has translation MGIRPEHELHERRRGRNIGVGLMLGAFVVLIMALTYVKITQTDFELPANQREVTQ, from the coding sequence ATGGGCATCCGACCAGAACACGAGCTTCACGAACGCCGCCGGGGCCGCAACATCGGCGTGGGCCTGATGCTGGGTGCCTTCGTGGTGCTGATCATGGCGCTGACCTACGTCAAGATCACGCAAACGGATTTTGAACTGCCGGCCAATCAGCGTGAGGTGACCCAGTAA
- the cyoE gene encoding heme o synthase, with amino-acid sequence MTDITNTPTREYDAQLGDYFALLKPRVMSLVVFTAFVGLLAAPVSVNPVIGFCAILFIAIGGGASGALNMWWDADIDAVMRRTRGRPIPSGRVQPGEALTLGVALSGLSVMMLGLATNLLAGGMLLFTILFYAVFYTMWLKRLTPQNIVIGGAAGAFPPVIGWVAATGSFSVEAWLMFALIFMWTPPHFWALALFMRSDYDDAKVPMLTVTHGRLATRLHILVYTVLLAALAIGTAFTAIGGIFYFAVALILNAAFLLGAYRIWKRDEVMAEGDDYAEERKFFRLSLAYLFLHFGAILGEAALRTFGLGGW; translated from the coding sequence ATGACTGACATCACCAATACGCCAACACGTGAATACGACGCGCAGCTGGGGGATTACTTCGCCCTGCTGAAACCCCGCGTCATGTCGCTTGTCGTCTTCACGGCCTTCGTGGGGCTGTTGGCCGCACCGGTCTCGGTCAATCCCGTCATCGGCTTTTGCGCGATCTTGTTCATTGCCATCGGCGGCGGCGCCTCGGGCGCGCTCAACATGTGGTGGGATGCCGATATCGACGCGGTGATGCGCCGCACGCGCGGGCGTCCGATCCCCTCGGGCCGGGTCCAACCCGGAGAGGCGCTGACCCTCGGTGTGGCGCTGTCGGGTCTGTCGGTGATGATGCTGGGTCTGGCGACCAACCTTCTGGCGGGGGGGATGCTGCTCTTTACCATCCTGTTCTACGCCGTGTTCTACACCATGTGGCTCAAGCGTTTGACGCCGCAGAACATTGTCATCGGCGGTGCCGCCGGGGCCTTCCCGCCGGTGATCGGCTGGGTCGCCGCCACGGGCAGCTTCTCGGTCGAGGCATGGTTGATGTTCGCACTGATCTTCATGTGGACCCCGCCGCATTTCTGGGCGCTGGCGCTCTTCATGCGCTCTGACTACGACGATGCCAAAGTGCCCATGCTGACCGTGACCCACGGCCGCCTGGCGACGCGACTGCATATCCTCGTCTACACGGTTCTGCTGGCCGCGTTGGCCATTGGCACAGCCTTCACCGCCATCGGTGGCATCTTCTACTTCGCCGTGGCGCTGATCTTGAACGCCGCCTTCCTGCTGGGCGCTTACCGCATCTGGAAGCGGGACGAGGTTATGGCTGAGGGGGACGATTATGCCGAAGAGCGCAAGTTCTTCCGCCTGTCGCTGGCCTATCTCTTTTTGCACTTCGGGGCGATTCTGGGCGAAGCGGCCCTGCGCACCTTTGGATTGGGGGGCTGGTAA
- the coxB gene encoding cytochrome c oxidase subunit II, whose translation MKHLLPLSGLLTSLAALPALAQDSLRIDGLDVIGRPVDGETGFQPAVTRVAQDIHDLDYLILVIITLITIFVTGLIIWVMIRYNKKRNPNPSSFTHHTPIEIAWTILPILVLVLIGAYSLPILFRQQEIPEADITIKAIGNQWYWTYEYVDEEIAFDSYMIGAPATLGDGDEDVTPFVLNDAMVAKLEDEGYAREDFLLATDTSVVIPVGKTIVVQVTASDVIHSWTIPAFGVKQDGVPGRLAELWFTAEQEGVYFGQCSELCGQAHAYMPITVKVVSEEAYAEWLGNAKAEYAGIEQPLTVASK comes from the coding sequence ATGAAACATCTACTCCCCCTTTCCGGTCTTTTGACCAGCCTTGCCGCCCTGCCTGCATTGGCACAGGACAGCCTGCGCATTGACGGGCTTGATGTCATCGGCAGACCTGTTGACGGCGAGACAGGCTTTCAACCCGCTGTGACGCGGGTGGCGCAGGATATTCACGATCTGGATTACCTGATTCTCGTGATCATCACGCTGATCACCATTTTCGTGACCGGTCTGATCATCTGGGTCATGATCCGTTACAACAAGAAGCGGAACCCGAACCCCTCGTCCTTCACGCACCACACCCCGATTGAGATCGCTTGGACGATCCTGCCGATTCTGGTCCTTGTGCTGATCGGTGCCTATTCGCTGCCGATCCTGTTCCGCCAGCAGGAAATCCCCGAAGCCGACATCACCATCAAGGCCATCGGCAACCAGTGGTACTGGACCTATGAATATGTCGACGAAGAGATTGCCTTTGACAGCTACATGATCGGTGCTCCTGCCACGCTGGGTGACGGCGACGAAGATGTGACCCCCTTCGTGTTGAACGACGCGATGGTCGCCAAGCTCGAAGACGAAGGCTATGCCCGCGAAGACTTCCTGCTGGCCACCGACACATCGGTGGTGATCCCCGTGGGCAAGACCATCGTGGTGCAGGTTACGGCAAGCGACGTGATCCACTCTTGGACCATCCCCGCTTTCGGCGTGAAACAGGACGGCGTGCCGGGCCGTTTGGCGGAACTGTGGTTCACCGCCGAACAGGAAGGCGTCTACTTCGGTCAGTGTTCCGAGCTTTGCGGTCAGGCCCACGCCTATATGCCGATCACCGTCAAAGTCGTCTCGGAAGAGGCCTATGCGGAATGGCTCGGCAACGCCAAGGCGGAATATGCTGGCATCGAACAGCCGCTGACCGTCGCCTCTAAGTAA
- the tldD gene encoding metalloprotease TldD produces MSRAHFTPFEADLDRETALSVLREAVAGADDGELFLERRRSEALVFDDGRLKTASYDAAEGFGLRAVRGEVAGYAHSTELSEASLRRAAETARLAVGDGGGTWADAPQASNKRFYTDEDPIAGHAFPVKVDTLREIDAYARSLDSRVVQVSATIAASIQEVEILRPEGHSVRDVRPMTRVNVSVIVEQDGRRESGGVGGGGRIGLDGMLAPDDWQAKVREALRIACVNLEAVPAPAGVMDVVLGPGWPGILLHEAIGHGLEGDFNRKGSSAFAGLMGQQIAAKGVTVLDDGTIPDRRGSISVDDEGTPSVRNVLIEDGVLVGYMQDRQNGRLMGGASTGNGRRQSYAHIPMPRMTNTYMLGGDAAPEDIVADLKDGIYAIGFGGGQVDITNGKFVFSCTEAYRVQNGKIGAPVKGATLIGDGATALQQIRAIGNDPTLDPGMGNCGKQGQWVPVGVGQPTLMIGGLTVGGAAT; encoded by the coding sequence ATGAGCCGCGCGCATTTCACCCCCTTCGAGGCCGATCTGGACCGAGAAACCGCTCTGAGCGTGCTGCGCGAGGCCGTGGCCGGTGCCGATGACGGGGAATTGTTCCTCGAACGCCGCCGCTCAGAGGCGCTGGTGTTCGACGACGGACGCCTCAAAACCGCCAGCTACGATGCCGCCGAGGGCTTTGGCCTGCGCGCCGTGCGCGGTGAGGTTGCAGGCTACGCCCATTCCACCGAACTCAGCGAGGCGTCCCTGCGCCGCGCGGCGGAGACGGCGCGGCTGGCGGTGGGCGATGGCGGCGGCACGTGGGCCGATGCCCCGCAGGCCAGCAACAAGCGGTTTTATACGGACGAAGACCCGATCGCGGGCCATGCCTTTCCGGTCAAGGTCGATACCCTGCGCGAGATCGACGCCTATGCCCGCAGCCTCGATTCCCGCGTGGTGCAGGTGAGTGCGACAATCGCGGCCAGCATTCAGGAGGTCGAGATCCTCCGCCCTGAGGGGCATTCAGTGCGCGACGTGCGCCCGATGACACGGGTCAATGTCTCGGTCATCGTGGAGCAAGACGGTCGCCGCGAAAGTGGCGGTGTCGGCGGCGGCGGGCGGATTGGGCTTGATGGCATGCTCGCGCCCGACGACTGGCAGGCCAAGGTCCGCGAAGCCCTGCGCATCGCCTGCGTGAACCTAGAGGCCGTCCCTGCTCCGGCGGGCGTGATGGACGTGGTGCTTGGCCCCGGCTGGCCCGGCATCCTGCTGCACGAAGCCATCGGACACGGGCTTGAGGGCGATTTTAACCGCAAGGGCTCCAGCGCCTTTGCCGGGCTGATGGGCCAACAGATCGCGGCAAAGGGCGTGACCGTGCTGGACGATGGCACGATCCCCGACCGGCGCGGCTCGATCTCGGTCGATGACGAGGGCACCCCCTCGGTGCGCAATGTGTTGATCGAGGATGGCGTGCTGGTGGGCTATATGCAGGACCGTCAGAACGGGCGGCTGATGGGCGGAGCCTCAACCGGGAACGGACGGCGGCAATCCTATGCCCATATCCCGATGCCGCGCATGACCAACACCTATATGCTAGGCGGCGATGCGGCACCGGAGGACATCGTGGCCGACCTCAAAGATGGGATTTATGCCATCGGATTTGGCGGCGGTCAGGTCGATATCACCAACGGCAAGTTCGTATTTTCCTGCACCGAGGCCTACCGCGTGCAAAACGGCAAGATCGGCGCGCCGGTCAAAGGAGCCACGCTGATCGGCGACGGGGCCACGGCGCTGCAGCAGATCCGCGCCATTGGCAATGACCCGACGCTGGACCCCGGAATGGGCAACTGCGGCAAGCAGGGCCAATGGGTGCCGGTTGGCGTGGGCCAGCCGACCCTGATGATCGGCGGGCTGACCGTGGGCGGGGCCGCGACCTGA
- the dprA gene encoding DNA-processing protein DprA, which yields MTDKDLHPSSTHPPLPPTQEDEQFARLRLLRSRRVGISTYRRLLDEHGSAINALNALPEVAQAAGISNYRICPEGVVQAELNAARTAGARLLVHGQAPYPDLLNDLDDAPPFLWVIGDPSLLTRPMISLVGARNASSLGLRMARTLAAELGEAGFVVVSGLARGIDAAAHSAALAHGTIAVQAGGVDIIYPSENAELAEQIAAQGLRLSEQPMGLQPMARHFPRRNRIISGLSRATVVVEAAARSGSLITARDALDQGRDVLAVPGHPMDARAAGCNMLIRDGAVLVRSAVDVLEVLPELATPGPETPRRKPAPPPLRAKTPPPNRGPVAKLHAQILARLGPAPVAEDQLIRDLQVPSSDVAPALLDLEMEGEIQRQPGGLLSRSA from the coding sequence ATGACTGACAAGGACCTACATCCTTCTTCCACTCACCCCCCACTCCCACCCACCCAGGAAGATGAACAGTTTGCCCGGCTTCGTCTGTTGCGCTCACGCAGGGTGGGCATTTCCACCTACCGGCGTCTGCTGGATGAACATGGCTCTGCGATCAATGCGCTGAACGCCTTGCCCGAAGTGGCGCAGGCCGCAGGCATTTCGAACTATCGCATTTGCCCCGAAGGGGTTGTTCAGGCCGAACTCAATGCCGCCCGCACCGCCGGGGCGCGGCTGCTGGTTCATGGACAGGCGCCCTACCCCGACCTATTGAATGATCTCGACGATGCCCCGCCCTTTTTGTGGGTGATCGGTGACCCATCCCTCCTCACCCGGCCTATGATTTCATTGGTCGGTGCGCGGAATGCCTCCTCGCTTGGGCTTCGCATGGCACGCACCCTCGCGGCAGAGCTTGGGGAGGCTGGATTTGTCGTCGTCTCCGGCCTTGCGCGGGGCATCGACGCCGCTGCCCATTCGGCCGCGCTGGCCCATGGCACCATCGCCGTGCAGGCGGGCGGGGTCGACATTATATACCCAAGCGAGAATGCAGAACTGGCGGAACAGATCGCGGCGCAGGGGCTGCGCCTGTCAGAGCAACCCATGGGGCTGCAACCGATGGCGCGGCATTTCCCACGCCGCAACCGCATCATCTCTGGTCTGAGCCGGGCAACCGTGGTGGTTGAGGCGGCGGCCCGCTCGGGCAGTTTGATCACCGCACGCGATGCATTGGATCAGGGGCGCGACGTGCTGGCGGTGCCCGGCCACCCGATGGACGCGCGCGCGGCGGGCTGCAACATGCTGATCCGCGATGGCGCAGTGCTGGTCCGCTCCGCCGTTGACGTGTTGGAGGTTTTGCCGGAGTTGGCCACACCGGGGCCCGAAACGCCCCGACGCAAGCCCGCGCCGCCCCCACTTCGGGCAAAAACGCCTCCGCCAAACCGCGGCCCCGTCGCAAAGCTCCATGCGCAAATCCTCGCCCGCCTCGGCCCCGCCCCGGTCGCAGAGGATCAGTTGATCCGCGATCTGCAAGTGCCCAGCAGTGACGTGGCCCCTGCCCTGCTTGATCTTGAGATGGAGGGGGAAATTCAGCGTCAGCCGGGCGGGTTGCTAAGCCGTTCCGCCTGA
- the topA gene encoding type I DNA topoisomerase has protein sequence MPVVVVESPAKAKTINKYLGDDYTVLASYGHVRDLPPKDGSVDTDADFDMKWEVASDSKKHVKAIADALAKDNALILATDPDREGEAISWHLQEALTKRKSIKKDTPVSRVVFNQITKKAVTEAMQNPRQVDMPLVEAYLARRALDYLVGFNLSPVLWRKLPGAKSAGRVQSVTLRLIVEREMEIEAFRAREYWSVKALLATPRGQEFETRLVSLAGKKLDRFDLADATQAEMAVQAITSRALKVMNVEAKPASRNPSAPFMTSTLQQEASRKFSMGARQTMSTAQRLYEAGHITYMRTDGIDMAPEAVSMARDAIADRFGADYVPKEPRIYKNKAKNAQEAHECIRPTDMTKDAKTLKLDADQAKLYDLIWKRTLACQMESARLERTTVEVGSDDGQVGLRANGQVVLFDGFLRVYEEGRDDVVDEDDKRLPQISQGDAMDKRAVTPEQHFTQPPPRYTEATLVKRMEELGIGRPSTYASIVTTIQDREYVRKDGNRLIPEDKGRLVTAFLENYFRRYIGYDFTADLEDQLDKVSAGDAAYKEVLRRFWRDFSAAIAETSELRITEVLEKINEVLEPHLFPPTEDGGDPRLCPNCEIGRLSMRTARSGGAFIGCSNYPECRYTRPFGPPDPEAEASAIPPDGKLLGEDQGDEIRVFKGRFGPYVQRGPVTDENKKPPRQSIPKDWVPEDLTLEQGVMLLSLPREIGPHPEDGVMVWANIGRYGPYIKHAESTSDRGGTNANLEGIDEVWTVGMNRAVQLLAEKVASRGGRGKAAKPIREMGDHPDMGGAVNVMEGKYGPYVKWEKVNATIPKEIEPADLTMERAVELIEEKLAKSPAKRKAATKKAPAKKAAAKKPAAKKAAAKKAPAKKAPAKKPAAKKPAAKKADSA, from the coding sequence ATGCCCGTCGTCGTTGTCGAATCCCCAGCCAAGGCCAAAACGATCAACAAATATCTGGGCGACGATTACACCGTTCTCGCCTCTTACGGCCACGTCCGGGACTTGCCGCCAAAGGACGGATCGGTCGACACCGACGCCGATTTCGACATGAAATGGGAAGTCGCCTCTGACAGCAAGAAACACGTCAAAGCCATCGCCGACGCGCTGGCCAAAGACAACGCACTGATCCTCGCGACTGACCCCGACCGCGAAGGCGAGGCGATCAGCTGGCACCTGCAAGAGGCGCTGACCAAGCGCAAGTCGATCAAGAAAGACACGCCCGTTAGCCGCGTCGTCTTTAACCAGATCACTAAAAAGGCCGTGACCGAGGCGATGCAGAACCCGCGTCAGGTCGATATGCCGCTGGTCGAGGCCTATCTCGCGCGCCGCGCGCTGGACTATCTGGTGGGGTTCAACCTCTCTCCCGTGCTTTGGCGCAAACTGCCCGGTGCGAAGTCCGCCGGACGTGTGCAATCGGTCACCCTGCGCCTGATCGTTGAGCGCGAGATGGAGATCGAAGCCTTCCGCGCCCGTGAATACTGGTCGGTGAAGGCCCTGCTCGCCACGCCGCGCGGCCAAGAATTCGAAACGCGCCTCGTTTCTCTTGCGGGCAAAAAGCTGGATCGCTTCGATCTGGCCGATGCCACGCAGGCCGAGATGGCCGTGCAGGCGATCACCAGCCGCGCGCTGAAAGTGATGAACGTCGAGGCGAAACCGGCCAGCCGCAACCCCTCGGCACCATTTATGACCTCGACCTTGCAGCAGGAAGCCAGCCGCAAATTCTCCATGGGCGCGCGCCAGACCATGTCGACCGCGCAGCGCCTCTATGAGGCCGGGCACATCACCTACATGCGGACCGACGGCATCGACATGGCGCCCGAAGCGGTGAGCATGGCGCGTGATGCGATCGCTGACCGTTTCGGCGCGGATTACGTGCCGAAAGAGCCGCGCATCTATAAAAACAAAGCGAAAAACGCTCAGGAAGCGCACGAATGTATCCGCCCCACGGATATGACCAAAGACGCGAAGACACTGAAGCTCGATGCCGATCAGGCGAAGCTTTATGACCTGATTTGGAAACGCACGCTGGCCTGCCAGATGGAAAGCGCCCGGCTGGAGCGCACCACGGTTGAGGTCGGCAGCGATGACGGTCAGGTTGGCCTGCGCGCCAATGGTCAGGTCGTGCTGTTCGACGGGTTCTTGCGGGTCTATGAAGAAGGCCGTGATGATGTGGTCGATGAGGACGACAAGCGTCTGCCGCAGATCAGCCAAGGCGACGCGATGGACAAACGCGCCGTCACCCCGGAGCAGCATTTCACCCAGCCGCCGCCGCGCTATACCGAAGCCACGCTGGTTAAACGCATGGAAGAGCTCGGCATCGGCCGCCCCTCGACCTATGCCAGCATCGTCACCACGATTCAGGACCGCGAATATGTTCGCAAGGACGGCAACCGTCTGATCCCCGAGGATAAGGGCCGGCTGGTCACCGCATTTCTCGAAAACTACTTCCGCCGCTACATCGGCTATGATTTCACCGCCGATCTCGAAGACCAGCTTGATAAGGTCAGCGCGGGCGATGCCGCCTATAAGGAAGTGCTGCGTCGCTTCTGGCGTGATTTCTCGGCGGCGATTGCAGAAACATCCGAGTTGCGCATCACCGAGGTCTTGGAAAAGATCAATGAGGTGCTCGAGCCCCATCTTTTCCCGCCGACCGAAGACGGTGGCGACCCCCGGCTTTGCCCCAATTGCGAAATTGGCCGCCTGTCGATGCGCACGGCCCGTTCGGGCGGCGCCTTTATCGGCTGCTCGAACTACCCCGAATGCCGTTACACACGCCCCTTTGGCCCGCCCGATCCGGAGGCCGAAGCCTCGGCCATTCCGCCTGATGGCAAGCTTTTGGGTGAGGATCAGGGCGACGAAATCCGCGTTTTCAAGGGCCGTTTCGGGCCTTACGTCCAGCGCGGGCCGGTGACCGATGAAAACAAAAAACCGCCGCGCCAGTCGATCCCCAAGGATTGGGTGCCCGAGGATTTGACGCTGGAACAGGGCGTGATGCTGCTCTCCCTCCCGCGGGAGATCGGCCCCCACCCCGAGGACGGCGTGATGGTCTGGGCCAATATCGGCCGCTACGGGCCTTACATCAAACACGCCGAAAGCACCTCGGACCGGGGCGGCACCAATGCCAACCTTGAGGGCATCGATGAGGTTTGGACCGTGGGCATGAACCGCGCGGTGCAGCTTCTGGCCGAGAAGGTTGCCAGCCGTGGTGGCCGTGGCAAGGCCGCAAAACCGATCCGCGAGATGGGCGATCACCCGGATATGGGCGGCGCGGTCAATGTCATGGAAGGCAAATACGGGCCTTACGTGAAGTGGGAAAAGGTCAACGCGACGATCCCGAAAGAGATCGAACCGGCAGACCTGACCATGGAACGCGCGGTCGAGTTGATCGAAGAGAAGCTCGCCAAGTCCCCCGCCAAACGCAAGGCGGCGACCAAGAAGGCACCGGCGAAGAAAGCCGCGGCCAAAAAACCCGCGGCAAAGAAGGCGGCAGCCAAGAAAGCGCCCGCCAAAAAGGCTCCGGCCAAAAAACCCGCCGCGAAGAAGCCGGCGGCGAAAAAGGCCGACAGCGCGTAA
- a CDS encoding L,D-transpeptidase, whose translation MSGIKFSRRGVIAASGAALLTPQILRAQEFGQAAREFSNEAPVSRNASSFATQRWQDHFDSLGKGAIVADTISRALHYWSADGQTYKVYPTSVPATEELTKRGYTEIVRKKEGPDWTPTASMMERFPHYKYMPPGPDNPLGTHAMYLSWPAYIIHGTHDTRKIGRRSSDGCIGLYNEKIEELFGMCPVGTQVRII comes from the coding sequence ATGTCAGGCATTAAATTCAGCCGACGTGGCGTGATCGCCGCAAGCGGTGCCGCGTTGCTCACCCCGCAGATCCTGCGCGCGCAGGAATTCGGCCAAGCGGCCCGCGAGTTTTCCAACGAAGCCCCTGTTTCGCGCAATGCGTCGAGCTTTGCCACGCAGCGTTGGCAGGACCACTTTGACAGTCTTGGCAAAGGCGCGATCGTGGCCGACACCATCAGCCGCGCCCTGCATTATTGGAGCGCCGACGGCCAGACCTACAAGGTCTACCCGACCTCCGTGCCCGCCACCGAAGAGCTGACCAAACGCGGCTACACCGAAATCGTGCGCAAGAAAGAGGGCCCGGATTGGACCCCGACCGCGTCGATGATGGAACGCTTCCCGCACTACAAATACATGCCGCCCGGCCCCGATAACCCGCTTGGCACCCATGCGATGTATCTCAGCTGGCCCGCCTATATCATCCACGGCACCCATGACACGCGCAAGATCGGGCGACGGTCCTCGGACGGTTGTATTGGTCTCTATAACGAGAAGATCGAAGAGCTTTTCGGCATGTGCCCCGTCGGCACGCAAGTGCGTATCATCTGA
- a CDS encoding CoA transferase subunit A, with protein MNKIYGSAAEALEGVLSDGMLIAAGGFGLCGIPELLLQAIKENGAKDLTFASNNAGVDDFGIGILLQSRQVKKMISSYVGENAEFMRQYLSGELELEFNPQGTLAERMRAGGAGIPGFYTKTGVGTQIAEGKEVKQFRGEDYILEEGIFADLSIVKAWKADDTGNLMFRKTARNFNPPAAMCGKVCIVEVEEIVPRGSLDPDKIHLPGIYVHRIIQGDHEKRIEKVTTRKREEA; from the coding sequence GTGAACAAAATCTATGGATCCGCCGCCGAAGCGCTGGAAGGCGTTCTATCGGACGGCATGCTGATCGCCGCGGGGGGCTTTGGCCTTTGTGGCATTCCGGAATTGCTGTTGCAGGCGATCAAGGAAAACGGGGCCAAAGACCTCACCTTTGCGTCGAACAACGCGGGCGTCGATGATTTCGGCATCGGCATTTTGCTGCAATCGCGGCAGGTGAAAAAGATGATCTCCTCCTACGTGGGCGAGAACGCCGAGTTCATGCGCCAGTACCTCTCCGGTGAGTTGGAGTTGGAGTTCAACCCCCAAGGCACCTTGGCCGAGCGCATGCGCGCCGGTGGCGCGGGCATCCCGGGCTTTTACACCAAGACCGGTGTCGGCACCCAGATCGCCGAGGGCAAAGAGGTCAAACAATTCCGGGGTGAGGATTACATCCTCGAAGAGGGCATCTTTGCCGATCTGTCGATCGTGAAGGCTTGGAAAGCCGACGACACTGGCAACCTGATGTTCCGCAAGACCGCGCGCAACTTTAACCCGCCTGCCGCCATGTGCGGTAAGGTCTGCATCGTCGAGGTCGAAGAGATCGTCCCGCGTGGCAGCCTCGACCCCGATAAAATCCACCTGCCGGGCATCTACGTGCATCGCATCATCCAAGGCGATCACGAAAAGCGCATCGAAAAGGTCACGACACGCAAGCGGGAGGAAGCATAA
- a CDS encoding CoA transferase subunit B, giving the protein MPWDRDQMAARAAEELEDGMYVNLGIGIPTLVANYVGDKDITLQSENGMLGMGPFPFEGEEDPDLINAGKQTITELSRTAYFDSAMSFGMIRGGKIAAAILGAMEVAENGDLANWMIPGKLVKGMGGAMDLVAGVKRVIVVMDHQNKAGESKVLKECTLPLTGKGVVDRIITNLGVLDVVEGGLKIVECADGVTEDELRAATQATIV; this is encoded by the coding sequence ATGCCTTGGGATAGAGATCAGATGGCGGCGCGGGCCGCAGAGGAACTCGAAGACGGCATGTATGTGAACCTCGGCATCGGGATTCCGACGCTGGTGGCGAACTACGTTGGCGACAAGGACATCACCCTGCAGTCGGAAAATGGCATGCTGGGCATGGGCCCTTTCCCTTTTGAGGGCGAAGAAGACCCCGACCTTATCAACGCTGGGAAACAGACCATCACCGAGCTCAGCCGCACCGCCTATTTCGACAGCGCCATGTCCTTTGGCATGATCCGCGGCGGCAAGATCGCGGCGGCGATCCTCGGTGCCATGGAAGTGGCCGAGAACGGCGATCTGGCGAACTGGATGATCCCCGGCAAACTGGTCAAAGGCATGGGCGGCGCGATGGACCTTGTCGCCGGCGTCAAACGGGTCATCGTGGTGATGGACCACCAGAACAAAGCGGGCGAGTCAAAGGTGCTAAAGGAATGCACCCTGCCGCTGACCGGCAAGGGCGTGGTCGACCGGATCATCACCAACCTTGGCGTGCTCGACGTGGTCGAAGGCGGTCTGAAGATCGTCGAATGCGCCGATGGCGTGACCGAGGACGAGCTGCGCGCCGCGACCCAAGCGACCATCGTTTAA
- a CDS encoding lytic transglycosylase domain-containing protein, translated as MYRILAFSLVTALMAPAVAAEGPKSFPEFSAKRVGPPKTGAKRITVQIDPAARAAAAAKVDTGPAVAATPSGAIAPLSAGQFDWFWDKVSPAADRGGAGRLAPAMAALSTGKVPAPRLQHLQDIARSNGVDILRATVGTNVSPALVLAVISVESAGRTDAVSRAGAAGLMQLMPDTAARFGVGDSMVAAENISGGVKYLNWLMGEFDRDPILVLAGYNAGEGSVRKHAGVPPFAETRDYVPKVLAAFQVAQGLCLTPPELISDGCVFAAMN; from the coding sequence ATGTATCGTATATTGGCATTCTCGCTGGTCACGGCCCTTATGGCCCCTGCCGTTGCGGCAGAGGGCCCGAAATCCTTTCCTGAGTTTTCCGCCAAACGGGTCGGCCCGCCCAAGACGGGGGCCAAACGCATCACCGTGCAAATTGACCCGGCCGCACGCGCAGCCGCTGCGGCAAAGGTCGACACAGGCCCCGCAGTGGCCGCCACGCCAAGCGGCGCGATTGCGCCTTTGAGTGCGGGGCAGTTTGATTGGTTCTGGGATAAGGTCTCTCCCGCGGCGGACCGCGGCGGGGCGGGGCGGTTGGCGCCTGCGATGGCGGCGCTTTCAACGGGCAAGGTGCCCGCGCCGCGCCTGCAGCACCTGCAAGATATCGCACGCAGCAATGGGGTGGACATCCTGCGCGCCACGGTCGGCACGAATGTCTCTCCGGCGCTGGTATTGGCGGTGATCAGCGTGGAATCGGCGGGACGTACCGATGCGGTAAGCCGGGCCGGGGCGGCTGGACTGATGCAATTGATGCCCGATACCGCTGCCCGCTTTGGCGTGGGCGACAGTATGGTCGCGGCCGAGAATATCTCAGGCGGGGTCAAATACCTTAATTGGCTGATGGGGGAGTTCGACCGCGATCCGATTCTCGTACTGGCGGGCTATAACGCGGGGGAGGGGTCGGTGCGCAAACATGCGGGCGTGCCGCCTTTTGCTGAGACGCGCGACTACGTGCCCAAGGTACTGGCCGCTTTTCAAGTCGCGCAGGGGCTTTGCCTGACACCGCCGGAACTGATCAGCGATGGCTGCGTCTTTGCCGCGATGAACTGA